In one Capricornis sumatraensis isolate serow.1 chromosome 1, serow.2, whole genome shotgun sequence genomic region, the following are encoded:
- the NRROS gene encoding transforming growth factor beta activator LRRC33, whose translation MELLPLWLCLGFHFLTVEWRHQSGVVTAASQGGCELLDGVADCRGRNLASVPSDLPPSSRTLLLDANPLRTLGNNSLQRYPFLESLSLHDCYLERIGHVAFQEQARLRSLALPDNALSESYKETAAALHGLRGLRMLDLSGNSLTEDMAALMLQNLSSLESVSLARNIIMRLDESVFEGLGRLRELDLQRNYIFEIEGGAFDGLTELRQLNLAYNNLPCLVDFGLTQLRSLNVSYNVLEWFLAAAGEAAFELETLDLSHNQLLFFPLLPQCSKLHTLLLRDNNMGFYRDLYNTSSPQEMVAQFLLVDGNVTNITTVNLWEEFASSDLSGLRFLDMSQNQFQYLPDGFLKKMPSLSHLNLKQNCLVTLHIREHEPPGALVELDLSQNQLSELHLAPGLPGCLRSLRSFNLSSNQLLGVPTGLFANARNLATVDMSHNQISLCPLPTGLDPGGTPGCVDFRNVASLQSLSLEDCGLEALQDCSFQGTALTHLDLSGNWGVLNGSIAPLWDVAPTLQVLSLRNVGLTSSFTELDFSVFENLRSLDLSGNALTRFPRFGGSLALQTLDLRRNLLTALPQRAVSEQLAGSLRTVYLSQNPYDCCGVEDWGALQRLHIVADLGMVTCNLSSKVIRLTELPAGVPQVCKWERVDMGLLYLVLILPSCLTLLVACTITFLTFRKPLLQVIKSRCHWSSIY comes from the coding sequence CTGGATGGAGTGGCTGACTGTCGAGGGCGAAACCTCGCTTCAGTGCCCAGCGATCTCCCGCCCTCCTCCCGGACGCTCCTCCTGGATGCCAACCCTCTCAGGACCCTGGGGAACAACTCGCTGCAGCGTTACCCTTTCTTGGAGAGCCTCAGTCTGCACGACTGCTACCTGGAGCGCATCGGCCACGTCGCCTTTCAGGAGCAGGCCCGCCTGCGCAGCCTGGCGCTGCCTGACAACGCCCTCTCCGAGAGCTACAAGGAGACGGCGGCCGCCCTCCACGGCCTGCGCGGTCTGCGCATGCTGGACCTCTCCGGGAACTCCCTGACGGAAGACATGGCGGCTCTCATGCTCCAGAACCTGTCTTCACTGGAGTCCGTGTCCCTGGCGAGGAACATCATCATGAGGCTCGATGAGTCCGTCTTTGAGGGCCTGGGCCGCCTCAGGGAGCTGGACTTGCAGAGGAACTACATTTTTGAGATTGAGGGTGGTGCTTTCGATGGCCTGACAGAGCTGAGACAGCTCAACCTGGCCTATAACAACCTCCCATGCCTTGTGGATTTCGGCCTCACCCAGCTGCGGTCCCTCAATGTCAGCTACAACGTCCTGGAGTGGTTCCTAGCGGCTGCGGGAGAGGCCGCCTTTGAGCTGGAGACCCTGGACCTCTCTCACAATCAGCTGCTGTTCTTCCCCCTCCTGCCCCAGTGCAGCAAGTTGCACACACTGCTGCTGAGGGACAACAACATGGGCTTCTACAGGGACCTGTACAACACCTCCTCACCACAGGAGATGGTGGCCCAATTCCTCCTGGTGGATGGCAACGTGACCAACATCACCACCGTCAACCTCTGGGAGGAGTTCGCGTCCAGCGACCTCTCCGGTCTCCGCTTCCTGGATATGAGCCAGAACCAGTTCCAGTACCTGCCAGATGGCTTCCTTAAGAAAATGCCTTCCCTCTCCCACTTGAACCTCAAGCAGAACTGCCTGGTGACGCTCCACATCCGGGAGCATGAGCCGCCAGGGGCACTCGTGGAGCTGGACCTGAGTCAGAACCAGCTGTCGGAGCTGCACTTGGCTCCGGGGCTCCCTGGCTGCCTGAGGAGCCTCCGGTCCTTCAACCTGAGCTCCAACCAGCTCCTGGGTGTCCCCACTGGCCTTTTTGCCAATGCCAGGAACCTCGCTACAGTTGACATGAGCCATAATCAGATTTCACTTTGTCCCTTGCCCACAGGCTTGGACCCTGGGGGCACCCCTGGCTGTGTGGATTTCAGAAATGTGGCATCTTTGCAGAGCCTGTCCCTGGAGGACTGTGGGCTGGAGGCACTACAAGACTGCTCGTTTCAGGGCACCGCTCTCACCCACTTAGACCTGTCTGGAAACTGGGGGGTTCTGAATGGAAGCATTGCCCCTCTCTGGGATGTTGCCCCCACATTACAGGTCCTGTCTCTCAGGAACGTGGGCCTCACTTCCAGCTTCACAGAGTTGGACTTCTCTGTGTTTGAGAATCTGAGGAGCTTGGACCTGTCAGGAAATGCCTTGACCAGGTTCCCAAGGTTCGGGGGCAGCCTGGCCCTGCAGACCCTGGATCTCCGCAGAAACTTGCTCACAGCCCTTCCTCAGAGGGCGGTGTCTGAGCAGCTCGCAGGAAGCCTGCGGACTGTCTACCTCAGTCAGAACCCATATGACTGCTGTGGGGTGGAGGACTGGGGGGCCCTGCAGCGCCTGCACATTGTCGCCGACTTGGGCATGGTCACTTGCAACCTCTCCTCCAAGGTCATTCGCCTGACGGAGCTGCCTGCAGGCGTTCCTCAGGTTTGTAAGTGGGAGCGGGTAGACATGGGCCTGCTGTACCTCGTGCTGATCCTTCCCAGCTGCCTCACCCTGCTGGTGGCCTGCACCATCACCTTCCTCACATTCAGGAAGCCTCTGCTTCAGGTCATCAAGAGCCGCTGCCACTGGTCCTCCATATACTGA